In one Sphingomonas sp. AP4-R1 genomic region, the following are encoded:
- a CDS encoding intradiol ring-cleavage dioxygenase, with protein sequence MQHDIEDHDRGLAHDLTVIRDRMMDRRRALAWFAGAGAGALVTGCGGGSGDTASASTAGTSTSSATTSTGTTSTGTTSSTTTTTTTTTTTSGTYIADPAETAGPYPGDGTNSASGSTNNVLIQSGIVRSDIRPSFLSGSTNVAAGVPVTLTLTLVNVSASGAPLAGYAIYLWHCDRSGNYSLYSAPAESYLRGVQVTDANGQVTFTTIFPGCYDGRWPHIHFEVYASLSTATSGRNALLTSQLALPSATCSTVYNGATGYSTSISNFSRITLTSDNVFGDNTAAQIAQQTPTMTGSVADGYVATAVIGIAR encoded by the coding sequence TTGCAACACGATATCGAAGATCATGATCGCGGCCTGGCCCACGATCTCACCGTCATTCGCGATCGGATGATGGATCGCCGTCGCGCGCTCGCCTGGTTCGCAGGGGCCGGGGCGGGCGCGCTCGTCACCGGTTGCGGCGGCGGCAGCGGCGATACGGCCTCCGCCAGCACGGCCGGTACCAGCACGTCCAGCGCCACGACCAGCACGGGCACGACCTCGACCGGCACCACCTCGTCGACTACGACCACGACGACCACGACGACCACGACCAGCGGCACCTACATCGCCGATCCGGCGGAGACGGCCGGGCCCTATCCCGGCGACGGGACCAACAGCGCCAGCGGATCCACCAACAATGTCCTGATCCAGAGCGGCATCGTCCGCTCCGACATCCGCCCCAGCTTCCTGTCCGGTTCCACCAACGTGGCGGCGGGCGTGCCCGTCACGCTGACGCTCACCCTCGTCAACGTCAGCGCCAGCGGCGCGCCCCTGGCGGGCTATGCCATCTACCTCTGGCATTGCGATCGGTCGGGCAATTATTCGCTCTATTCGGCGCCGGCCGAAAGCTATCTGCGCGGGGTGCAGGTGACGGATGCGAACGGGCAGGTGACCTTCACCACCATCTTTCCCGGCTGTTACGATGGCCGCTGGCCGCACATCCATTTCGAGGTCTATGCCAGCCTCTCCACCGCGACGAGCGGGCGCAATGCCCTGCTCACCTCGCAGCTGGCGCTGCCGAGCGCGACCTGCTCCACCGTCTATAACGGCGCGACCGGATACAGCACGAGCATCAGCAATTTCTCGCGCATCACCCTGACCTCGGACAACGTCTTCGGCGACAATACCGCCGCCCAGATCGCGCAGCAGACTCCGACGATGACGGGCAGCGTCGCTGACGGCTATGTGGCGACGGCCGTGATCGGCATCGCGCGGTAG
- a CDS encoding response regulator, protein MNAITADMDLATRILIVDDDAGIRRLMSSFLDKHGFQTETAANPIEMREMLAQNRYDLIVLDVMMPKEDGLSALTKLQRDEGPPVIMLSAVGTDVDRIVGLEMGAEDYLAKPCNPRELLARIRTVLRRREKRDGAPVKEPEVPEGEALRFAGWRIDLDMRMLYDPADQLIALTDGEFRLLRAFVEHPRRVLTRDQLLDFARGEESDHYDRAIDVQVSRLRRKLSDGAGAGSGELIRTVRNEGYLFAPAVTRS, encoded by the coding sequence ATGAACGCCATCACTGCGGATATGGACCTCGCGACGCGCATCCTGATCGTCGACGACGACGCCGGCATTCGCCGCCTCATGTCATCCTTCCTGGACAAGCACGGCTTCCAGACGGAAACGGCCGCCAATCCGATCGAGATGCGCGAGATGCTCGCGCAGAATCGCTACGACCTGATCGTGCTCGATGTGATGATGCCCAAGGAAGACGGGCTCTCCGCGCTCACCAAGCTGCAGCGGGACGAGGGGCCGCCGGTCATCATGCTCTCGGCGGTGGGCACCGATGTCGATCGCATCGTCGGGCTGGAGATGGGCGCCGAGGATTATCTGGCCAAGCCCTGCAATCCGCGCGAGCTGCTGGCGCGCATCCGCACCGTGCTGCGTCGGCGCGAGAAGCGCGATGGGGCGCCGGTGAAGGAGCCGGAGGTGCCCGAGGGTGAGGCGTTGCGCTTCGCCGGCTGGCGCATCGATCTCGACATGCGGATGCTCTACGATCCGGCCGATCAGCTGATCGCGCTGACGGATGGCGAATTCCGCCTGCTGCGCGCCTTCGTCGAGCATCCCCGCCGCGTGCTGACGCGCGACCAGTTGCTGGATTTCGCGCGCGGCGAGGAGAGCGACCATTATGATCGCGCGATCGACGTGCAGGTGAGCCGCCTGCGCCGCAAGCTGTCCGACGGGGCGGGGGCGGGATCGGGCGAGTTGATCCGCACCGTCCGCAACGAAGGCTATCTGTTCGCGCCGGCCGTCACGCGGAGCTGA
- a CDS encoding NAD(P)/FAD-dependent oxidoreductase — MTDAATDTYDAIVLGAGAAGLMCAATAGQRGARVLLIDHADEPGKKILISGGGRCNFTNVGTVPERFLSANPHFARSALARYTPGDFLELIVRHGIAWHEKTLGQLFCDGSAKQIVAMLLDECARGGVEIALGNPVSAVDHADGLYRVRHGSRASAAPALVIATGGPSIPKIGATGFAYDLARQFGLKVVEPRPALVPLTLGGDEVLFRELSGVATEVVVRTGKTAFREAALFTHRGLSGPAILQISSYWRHGQPVTIDFLPDRPSGWLREAKREAPRMGLRRQLGALLPDRLAETLAEKLGLGGELGALTDGKLQAAEQALAAWPFHPNGTEGFAKAEVTVGGISTQRLSSQTMEARDVPGLYAIGEAVDVTGWLGGYNFQWAWASGRAAGEAIAGLVAG, encoded by the coding sequence ATGACTGATGCCGCTACCGACACTTACGACGCCATCGTGCTGGGCGCGGGCGCGGCCGGGCTGATGTGTGCGGCCACGGCCGGGCAGCGCGGGGCGCGCGTGCTGCTGATCGATCATGCGGACGAGCCGGGCAAGAAGATCCTGATCTCGGGCGGCGGCCGCTGCAACTTCACCAATGTCGGCACCGTGCCCGAGCGGTTCCTGTCGGCCAATCCGCACTTCGCCCGCTCCGCGCTCGCCCGCTACACGCCGGGCGATTTCCTGGAGCTGATCGTGCGCCACGGCATCGCCTGGCACGAAAAGACGCTGGGCCAGCTCTTCTGCGATGGTTCGGCCAAGCAGATCGTGGCGATGCTGCTGGACGAATGCGCGCGCGGGGGCGTGGAGATCGCGCTGGGCAATCCCGTCTCCGCCGTGGACCATGCCGATGGTCTGTACCGCGTCCGCCACGGCAGCCGCGCGTCGGCCGCGCCCGCGCTCGTGATCGCCACCGGCGGCCCCTCCATCCCGAAGATCGGCGCGACCGGCTTCGCCTACGATCTCGCCCGTCAGTTCGGGCTGAAGGTGGTCGAGCCGCGCCCGGCTCTGGTGCCGCTGACCTTGGGTGGGGACGAAGTGCTGTTCCGTGAGCTTTCGGGCGTTGCGACGGAGGTGGTCGTCCGCACGGGCAAGACCGCGTTTCGCGAGGCGGCCCTGTTCACGCATCGCGGCCTCTCCGGCCCGGCGATCCTCCAGATCTCGTCCTACTGGCGCCACGGCCAGCCCGTGACGATCGATTTCCTGCCCGATCGTCCGTCCGGCTGGCTGCGCGAGGCCAAGCGCGAGGCACCCAGGATGGGGCTCCGGCGCCAGCTGGGCGCGCTCCTGCCGGATCGGCTGGCGGAGACGCTGGCCGAGAAGCTCGGCCTTGGGGGCGAACTCGGCGCGCTCACGGACGGCAAATTGCAGGCGGCGGAACAGGCGCTCGCCGCCTGGCCCTTCCACCCGAACGGCACCGAAGGCTTTGCCAAGGCCGAGGTGACGGTCGGCGGCATCAGCACCCAGCGCCTCTCCTCGCAGACGATGGAGGCGCGCGACGTGCCCGGCCTTTACGCGATCGGGGAGGCCGTGGACGTCACCGGCTGGCTCGGCGGCTATAATTTCCAATGGGCCTGGGCCAGCGGCCGCGCGGCGGGCGAGGCGATTGCGGGGCTGGTGGCGGGTTAG
- a CDS encoding glycoside hydrolase family 130 protein, whose protein sequence is MTRGTDLMTHSRLHLRPDPARTVIRPFDVGDPEGHRGPTRAQQIAQRVIAMEEGALQAEIRRVIDSLSERHRDVEAVMRRRFEDMKNLAGCGGVDPDRALLIGAYFSEEYSFESAALFNPSIALAQDQSTAPDGGVNFVLSLRGIGEGHLSSVTFRLGSWDPAGGFQVGKPSKTAVAPRIQKDMSKDDGSYTRITFEGSNDPTESVLFPVTPSQQRGIEDLRLTRFVEEDGRVRMLGTYTAFNGSVARSELVEAVDYRAFDLFAMTGAAAGSKGMALFPRRIGSKYAMLSRHDNENLYYLTSDELTHWDGGEKFFSPKLFWEFVQIGNCGAPIELDEGWLVITHGVGSVRNYCIGACLLDLDDPTKVIKRMQLPLVHPSPKERDGYVPNVVYSCGALVHDRTLLLPYGVADNFTSFASVAVDEVLAAMK, encoded by the coding sequence ATGACGCGCGGCACCGATCTGATGACCCATTCCCGCCTGCACCTGCGGCCGGACCCGGCGCGAACCGTGATCCGCCCGTTCGATGTCGGCGATCCGGAAGGGCATCGCGGGCCGACCCGCGCGCAGCAGATCGCCCAGCGCGTGATCGCCATGGAGGAAGGCGCGCTGCAGGCGGAAATCCGCCGCGTGATCGACAGCCTTTCCGAACGGCATCGCGACGTGGAGGCGGTGATGCGCCGCCGGTTCGAGGATATGAAGAACCTCGCCGGCTGCGGCGGGGTGGATCCCGATCGGGCCTTGCTGATCGGCGCCTATTTCAGCGAGGAATATTCGTTCGAGAGCGCCGCTCTCTTCAATCCCAGCATCGCGCTGGCGCAGGATCAGTCGACCGCGCCGGATGGCGGGGTCAATTTCGTGCTGTCGCTGCGCGGCATCGGCGAAGGGCATCTCTCCTCCGTCACCTTCCGGCTCGGCAGCTGGGATCCGGCGGGCGGCTTCCAGGTGGGAAAGCCGAGCAAGACGGCGGTGGCGCCCCGCATCCAGAAGGACATGAGCAAGGACGACGGCAGCTATACGCGCATCACCTTCGAGGGCAGCAACGATCCCACCGAGAGCGTGCTGTTCCCCGTCACACCCAGCCAGCAGCGCGGGATCGAGGATCTGCGCCTCACCCGTTTCGTGGAGGAGGATGGCCGGGTGCGGATGCTGGGCACCTATACGGCCTTCAACGGATCGGTCGCGCGATCGGAGCTGGTGGAGGCGGTCGACTATCGCGCCTTCGATCTGTTCGCGATGACGGGGGCTGCGGCGGGCAGCAAGGGCATGGCCCTGTTCCCGCGCCGGATCGGCAGCAAATATGCGATGCTGAGCCGCCACGATAACGAGAATCTCTATTATCTCACCTCGGACGAGCTGACCCACTGGGATGGCGGCGAGAAATTCTTCAGCCCGAAACTGTTCTGGGAATTCGTGCAGATCGGCAATTGCGGCGCGCCGATCGAGCTGGACGAGGGCTGGCTCGTCATCACCCACGGCGTGGGCTCCGTCCGCAATTACTGCATCGGCGCCTGCCTGCTCGACCTCGACGATCCGACCAAGGTGATCAAGCGCATGCAGCTGCCGCTCGTCCATCCCAGCCCCAAGGAGCGCGACGGCTACGTGCCCAACGTCGTCTACAGCTGCGGCGCGCTGGTGCATGATCGCACGCTGCTGCTGCCCTACGGCGTGGCGGACAATTTCACGAGCTTCGCCAGCGTGGCTGTGGATGAGGTGCTCGCGGCGATGAAATAG